The genomic interval AAGTAATGCATTTTCTGTACACTGGACAGACCCTCATTGTTGTGGATGAGGCTATCGAACAACCCTATGAAGTTGGGCCACTCGGTGTAGACACCCGAGAAACTCGGTAGATTTATTTTGGGTAGTTGAAATTGAGTTGATCTCGGCTCCACCCGAGTACCGCTGCTAGTCGATAAAAATCCCTCTGCTATCACTTTCACGGAATAGACCATCTCAcagaattttatataattatggtcAGCCTGTTCCAGCGCGGACTCCTCAACCGACAGACCCTTCAGGCTCGTGTAGGCGTCCCGATATAGGTCACGCATCTCTTTTAAGTCCTCAAAACGGACTCTGAACATTGAAACGCTAGCTGGGTCCGATTTTCCCTGCAAACTACAAGCTAGCTTGTAGATCCCAGCTAGGTACTGCTCTGCAGCCTCCAGCTGGGCCATACACACTTTGGTGGGGTCGGCTGAGGAACCCCTAACCATTTTGCTTTCTGATTTGCTCATTGTGGTTTGTTAATATTTTCgtctaataaaataacctaAAAGCAGTCCCAGATATTTAAAAGGTACGTGTCAAAACGAAAGTTGGTCTGTGAACCTAATTCTCAGAATACGGTTGGGTACTAGTGATGGGAACTCGACTAACCGATTTATGCCGGTTGACCATAGACACCAAGAGAACAGAACAACGTGACGTAACGATGACACGCACAAAACAGCTGACTGAAGACTTCAGTTTCAGTTGTGAAGTTTAGACAGATGGTTGTAAATAAACCGGGATGGACTGAAAATAGGGAATCCGGTTTACGAAGGACCATGAAATGGAGGAGCAAGGGGGAAGTTTAAAGGAAAGAAACTGACCTGGCAGGAACGGTTGTCCGGCTGAGCAAATGCGTTTGACCTCTTCAAATTTCCACCCGTTCTTCTCCAGGTTGATGTGCTGATGTACCGGTGCGTGGCGTAGAGCTACGTGTGTTGTAGTACGCGGCGGATTGTGCTTCTATCGCGGATTGAGTGACGGGAGCGTAAGGTGCGTCGACCGACTCGAATCGCGGCGGTGGTAGAAGTGGACGAGGGTTGGTCGTTGAGGTGGCAGATGACAGCTAGTGTTCATCTACCTGCAGTTTCCGTTAGGATAGGGAAGGTGGGAAGGAGTTACAAACATCTGTGTACCTGTCTGTCAgctgtttgtgtgtgtaccCACGAAGTTCCTTGACCCTATGCCCATGGCCCCAACAGATGCTATTGAggtttttgtataaaaaaaatgaggTACCAAGCCTGTGTCAAAAAGAAAACCttcttcctaagcttggactatTTCCTACCACTCACGAAGTTTTCGTTCACCTTCAGAGCGAATGGAATACATTGTAAGCACATGAATTTCAAaaaactcattggtacatttCAGCGACGGAATTCGACcagcatctctggcgtgaaaAGCGGGTGCTTACccaactgagctaccaccgctcaaaAAGTAAGATAAGACAAGACGCTTGTTACATTTAGCAcatctatataatatgtgaacccaccaacccgtaGTAGTCCAGGCAGCGTGCTGGTAAATGGTACAAGCTTAGGAAGCCAATTTAGAGATTAGGGGTATGCagaaaggttccattcgagagagccaggtacaGGTACgaacacccccacagagaatagaatagaatagaagatgcttgttatcctaactaatattataaatgcgaaagtaactgtgtctgtctgtctgtctgtctgtttgttactctttcacgccaaaactactgaacggatttgaatgaaatttggtgtacatacagtctagaccctgggaaagaacattggctactttttatcccggaattcccacgtgaaaacttttaaagtcgaagcgaagcgcgcgggaacagctagttggtTTTAATAAGAGTCCACGTTTGTCCCGACCCATAGTCACTCTACACCGCCCCAAGCTACTCTATTAGCAACTACTTAAGGCCCCTCGGACACAAGATAACATTCGCAACTAATGAAGCAACCAATTAGGCCTTTATGTGGATGTCGCTTATTAAGTAAAAATGTAGTCGAAGGCGTGAACGAGCGGGGCAGTGgttttatagaatagaatagaatggaatataataaatctttattcaaataaaacaactcatgataattacctacacagGTACATCCCACAAAATCAAATGTTAAAATATGGTTTGACTGTGGGATATAACGTAGATTGTGCTGAGAGTCTCAGGTTTGATATTTTGTGTTTCTGAATTGAAGATCATACAGGatgttgtaaaaagggtatactaagccgaaagagggtgtattttttattttcatgaattttcaaaactcgtagaacaaaagttgttcagaatgacgcCCTGATTCACCCCTATTGGGCTtagtatatcctttttgcaacaccctgtatagtttaAGTAGAAAACTGTAAAAAACGAGCATGGATTATGTTTAAAAGTGTTTTTCCCGAAATCATTCGGTAAATTTGTTGGTCTCGTAGTGATAGAAATTACATTttcggtttttattttaattaacgtTTACACTTTAGTTACAGTTTTGTAGGAATACTTCTAccaggtaggtatttttttttacatagcataatataataaataatcgtttacaaatatgtatttttgattttttatttaagccTGGACTGTCCTATTTCGAACTCAATAAAATtggatattatatttaagtagtacATATTTAGTTTTCTTCGCTGAAATTGTCTTAaataagttcttttttttgcactcccatacaatttactccctgtacctcctgtaggttgactggtagaaaatgcttttagcattaagtccacctaattgtacataattacttttgtatattgtgcaatgaagaataaataaataaataaataaaataatgaagatTTACCAGTGGAACGTGCATCTTGACCACATTACTTTTCATTGCATACatctttttaataattatcataatacaAATCCTCTACCACTAATCCTGGCTGTATCATTAAAATCTCTACAGAAGTAGACCCTCTAGTACGtgttttgctatttatgaaaacgaaaaaagtttacgttttcacctgtcatctgcatacattatccgttaaaagtttcatgatagtttccattagaggcgccatgcgagaaaacgtaaacttttatagttttctacAATCTATCCAACCTATACTGGACCTGCTGTATGGATAAGGTAATGCTATAAATGTCAATCGTTGTTTATACCTCACAAgataaacatacattaatcACATATACTATCATTAGTAATGAATCGATAGGTTAAACGAAAATTAACTAACATtgtatgtaattataattaatgtcataattattatctacttCGCATGCCAATGGCGCTCGGGATGTCAAATACAATAAACTGCGTGCGGGTCGTTCAAAACACAgagtacattaattattctgtttcaaaatagttgtaattttctaattaattttatttttatttggttgCTTCAGATACCCTGCCTAACATACATCCTGCTGCATTTGGTGTTCAGTATTTCTGACAACTTACCTGACTAGACTGACTATTCCTTACACATCAGAGACAAACCCTAGACAATTATACTTCGACGTTACATCCTCCGGATTTATAAAATTCACTATGTAGTCCACTGTTTATTGTACTAGGCATCGCACAATATTTAAGAGTAATTCAAAACTTAAAACGTCATTTCCTACGACGTAGGGCGCCATCTACCTCCCGCGACAAGAACTGTCATTCATTGTTTTTGTGCGGGCATCGCAACAGCTTTCGctttgaaaaattataaaaatttgaaaatatagtgAGTGAAATGGGAAAACGTAAACACAAGGATAAGGATTCGTATTATAGAAGAAAGTACAGGCGCCTACAGGATCGGATTCGAAGAGGAGAATACTCAAGTGATGAAATAAATCAAGGTTAATGAAAAAATTATACCCACTTTTTTTGGTTAAAATATGAAGAAGCAATGCAGTGGTTATTCACCGTGACGGGATCACGGCAGATAACAAAATAGTCTCGTGTCGCAACGCGATTGCGCCCAATGACTTTAAATTTTTACCGTTTACGGGTAGGTACCGTGAATGACGACGAAAAATCAGACCATGATATGTTTACCTATACGAGTGTATGctgacgccgccgccggcgtACGTTATACAGAACGGTTTTATAAACTCGTGGCCTTTGACATCTTTGCAGATGAATACGGATCGACAACTTCGAGGTCTGGGTCCCCAATATCGGGTGATGAACGAATTTATTTGTCCGAGGTTGAAAACTCGGACCCCCAACAAACAACTTTGCGGTCAGTAATACAGGCGGCTCCGACGACCGCGCCCGACAACAGGCACCCTCCTGGCGATGACGGCAACGTCGCATCTACATCGGCGGAGCCACAGCCGGGACCAAGTGGACTGTCATCGAACAGCAACAGGCCGGCCTTGTCTGGAGATATATTGGAGGCATTGGGTGACCCAAAGGCCAAGGGTGAGGTTTTCGGACCAAAAATTTTAGATGAGATATCTGAACGATGGGGGCGTGTATTAGTAGACGGCCTTACAAAGGAACAAAAGGTTGACATTCAGGAGAAAAACCTTGTCCCTGAAAATTTCAAGCTAGCTAAAGCACCTTTGTTAAATCAGGAAGTCATAGGGGTACTGGGAGAATCGGTAAAAAATCGTGACAAATTATTAGAAAAATCGCAGAATCACCTCGGTCTAGGCATTGCCTCTCTTGCAAGTTTTACTTCATCGCTCATAGAAAATGACTTGGGCAaaatagatattataaaaaagaTATCTGACATTACTCAGATATTCCTCGACTTACATAATGAGAACACCAAAACTAGAAGGAAGTTGGTAATGTCATCGTTGGATAAAAATTTCAACACCAGTATAACTGATGTAAAAAGGGACAAATATCTTTTTGGTGATAATTTGTGGGAGAAGATCAGAGCTGTTAAGACAGCTGAGAGATCGGGTCATCACATACGACGATCTGATAATATGAACCAAAGAAGATACCCGTCACAACAGGGAAACTGGCGCGGCCCGCCCCGACAATACAATCAACGGCTACCCAAACAGGGTGGGCAGAGGAGGCAACAGTACCAGCCGTACCGGAGAGCACCAGCCCCGTCCGCGCTGCCGAACGAGTGCGCGCCTTACCCGAGCCGgagcgccccgccgccgccgccgccgccgccgccgccgggcagGCCGCCGCGCAGACCCCACTAGAGGTAATTCCCCACGCTGGCAGACtacgttatttttttaataactggGAAAAAATTACAACAGACCCATCTGTCCTAGACTATATTCAAGGTTACACTATACCTTTCACCAAATCGGTGGCACAATTTAATGAAccaaaaaattgtttattcaGTGAGACTGATTGTAAAGATTTAGATTTAGCAATAAAAAGCCTTCTTGATTTAGGTGCAATTAAAAGATGTTCATATAAATCAGGTCAATTCATATCACCAATATTTCTTACACCTAAGAGTGACGGGTCTAAGAGGtttattcttaatttaaaaagtctTAACAAATATATTAACGCACCTCATTTTAAAATGGAGGATTTTCGTACAGCTACAAAATTAGTAACAAAGGATTGCTACATGGGATGTGTAGATATTAAAGACgcctattttttattattgcagAAAATGAATTACTTCAATGTTCAACCTGCCAAAATTTCTTTCATTACGGTTGCAATAACATGACGTTAGCAATGTATAAAGATAATTACATCAAAAAACGCCTGCCATGGTACTGCCACAAGTGCACCAGCAGTGTAACTACACGCCGTAGAAACGATGCAACACCTATACGGTCCTCTTTCGGAAACCAGTCCCCCATATCAACGGAAGCACCCTCGACTTCTAAATCAGGGCAGGACTCTATTACCATTGATAAATTTAGCGCACTACTAGAGACGAAGCTAGACCAAAAGCTTGACAGTATTAGGAATGCAATTACTCGCGATATAACGGCAGCAGTGGTCCGTGAGATGAACTCCGCTAttgaaaaacttaaaatagAATTTACGCATACAACGGACTTCCTGGCCCAAGAGCAAGCAGACCTTAAAAAAGATATAACTCAGGCAAACGCCCGAATAAAATCGATAGAAACTGAGAATAACATTCTGAAATCGGATCTACTGTCTACTAATCGTCGTCTAGCTACATTAGAGAGAGCCTCGCGGAGTCACAACTTAGAAATACATTGTGTGCCGGAGAAACGTACAGAAAACTTATTCTTGCAGATGAAAAGCCTGTGTGAAACTTTGAACCTATCAGTTGCGGATCATGAAATTTGCTCAGTAAGGAGAGTGGCTAAATTAAACCCGGCAAGTACTCGCCCTCGCAACATTCTTCTGACGCTATCTTCCGAACGACAGagagaaaattttatttcagccTACAAAAGATTTAATAGATCCAATAGTTCAAACCCACTCAACTCATCACATCTCGGAATTCAAGGTGAAAGCAAACAGATATACCTGGCCGAACATGTATCTCCGGAATGCAAGGAACTGCATGCCGCGGCAAGGAAAATGGCCAAAAATCTATCTTACAAATATGTGTGGGTTAAATATAATCGTGTATATGTGCGTAAGGACGACATATCTCCCCCTTTGTATGTGAAAGACTTGGACTTCCTAAATAGTTTagcttaattttattaagtgtaGTCATAAGTTATCATTATTTTCTGTGGTTATAATGCATATATTCTGTCCATATTACTTTCTATAATGTACAACATATATTATCAAAATGTCAATAGAATAAGAAGTAAAACCACTGATGTTTAccttaatatattaaatagcaattttgatattatttgccTTACTGAAACTAATTTGAATAGTAGTGTATTTGATGGTGAAGTCCTTGACAACAGATACAATGTGTTTAGAAGAGATCGTTATACATCAAGTAGCAGTAAATCTGATGGTGGAGGCGTCTTAATTGCTGTtcaaaaacatttaaacgtattaCAACATCACAGTATGAGTAGCGATGTTGAAGATATCTGGATATCCATCCTACCCAACTCCCCCTCCAGCCCAAAAATCAATCTATGTGTATGTTACCTCCCCCCTGACTTGCCCAATGATAAATCAACttctttttataataaattacaaaataatttactcGAGAACCATACCTCAGATATCAATTTAATAATTGGCGATTTTAATATCCCAACTCTATCCTGGCATAGCATGGCTAATGATCCAAACATACTGAAACCCTCAAGTCCGTCTGACTTCAGGTCTACTCTCCTTGTTAGTACTCTCGCACTTTGCAACTTGTCCCAATTTAATAACGTGCCTAACAAAAATGGCCGATGGCTTGACCTTGTATTATCTAATAAGCAATCCATTGCAGTGACTGAAACCGACCCAATTTCTAGAGTTGATAGGCACCATCCCCCACTTTTAATTGAACTAGATAATTCCTCGTTGTCCTCAAAGGggattaaaacaaaaaaacgcCTTCGTTTAAACTTCGAAAAGGCCGACTATGTAAAAATACGTCATGAACTTACCGCTGTAGATTGGAGCGTAGTACTTTCCGATGATGACATAGATCTGGCGGTAGAGTCTTTTTATGAAGAATTGCACAACATTATTATCAAACACGTTCCGCTTAGTAAAGATGACTCGCACATTTACCCAGTTTGGTTTAGTCCTCCTCTCAAACACTGTTTAAACGAAAAGCTGAAGTACCACAAGCGATTCAAAAAGTTTGGCAATCCGAGGGACTATGATACCTACGCTATGCTCCGTACTAGATCAAAAACCCTTATGAAATCCTGCTATAAATCTTTTATTAGTTCTACTGAAGCCTCTCTAGAAGGGAACATTAAATCGTTTTGgagatttataaataacagaaAGGGTAAAAAAACCATTCCATCTAGCATGTCACTTGGTGCTAAAACTGCAACGGATAGCCAAGGTATAACCGAACTATTATCAGAATACTTTGCCTCAGTTTTTGAGAAACCGTCTTCACCCACTCAGCAATTTCAGCTTGATAACATGGTTAATGACTCTCtatcaaaaattattttaacagaGGCTGAAGTAAttagaaaaattaaaagtCTTGACACTAATAAGGGTGCTGGGCCCGACAAAATACCGGCTAAGTTCATAAAGAATTGTTGCGATCAACTATCATATCccttaacattattatttaatcgtTCCCTTGAAACGGGTGTTTTCCCATCTTGCTGGAAGTTGGCGCATGTCGTACCAATACATAAGGCCGGTGATAATACTAACTGCGAAAACTATAGACCTATAAGTATCCTATCGTGCATCGCCAAATTATTTGAATCGTTAGTGTACAACTTCTTTTTCAGCCATATTAAGCCACTATTGTCTGAACACCAACATGGGTTCGTTAAGGGAAAATCCATCTCCAGTAACCTCCTGGAATACAAAAACTACCTTTGCACAGCTTTTTCTAGAAGAGGACAAGTCGACTCTATATACACTGACTTTAAAAAGGCCTTCGATAAAGTAAACCACTCCTTGCTTTGTACGAAATTGTCGTGTTATGGAGTCCATGGTAGTCTTCTGCGTTGGGTAGAGTCTTATCTACATAAAAGGAGCCAGTTGGTTGCTATTGGTGGTTACCAGTCCTCTCCTGTTTTGATTGATTCTGGGGTCCCACAAGGCTCTCACCTGGGTCCTTTGttcttcattgtttttatcaATGATCTCATTCATAGATTGTCATGTAGGTGTCTTCTATACGCGGATGACTTAAAAGTATTCCATAGTATTGAGACTGACAATGACTGTGCTCTGCTGCAAAGGGATGCTGATGCAATTTCTGAATGGTGTCATGCAAACAAGATGTATCTCAATGTgagtaaatgttttattattacatttacaaacaaaaaagcttatataaaaaacaaatataaacttGAAGGCCAGGTATTAGAACGCAAAACAGTGGCGAAGGATCTTGGAATCCTATTTGACCAAAAACTAACGTTTAGAGACCACTACGATCACATTATAAACAAAGCTTATGGTATGCTAGGGTTCGTAGTGAGATCTACAAAAGGATTCAATAACccaaatagttttatttatttgtataacgCCCTAATTCGGAGTGTTCTGGAATATGGCTCTATAATTTGGTCTCCGCATTACGCGGTGCACTCTGAACGGATTGAAGGAGTCCAGAAAAAAATGCTTAGAATTTTGAGCTTCAAATCAGGTTACGGTCGAAGTTTGATTTCATACACTCAGCGACTAGGTCAATTTAATGTAACACCTCTTTATGTTCGTCGCATGCATCAGGACTTAATATATCtccataaaattatacattccGTTATAGACTCCCCCACATTGCTGTCATTGATTAATTTCAACACAAAACCAAACCCCCGACATCCCAAACCATTCCACCTTCaatcttataaaaataatatttcattttttaaccCTATTGCAAGAATGTGTCGTCTATATAATGATTATGCCAGCACAAAAGATTCTGTTGTTGATGTTTTCGATCCAAAAGTTATCAGATTTAAAAGGCAAGTAAGAATGTTAAAATTTGATACAGAGTAACTattaactatattattattattattatcacttTTAAGTTTGCATGtaagtttatgttttaataactttatatttatatagtacCTAAATTAATTTACCTTCTACTagtgtataattaaatatgtatacctaggATGTTAAATTAGTGCTTTTGTTTACATACGCTTTCCAGGATGTGTATACATACCTCGGTAGTTGATCTAGATTGTATCTTAGAAACTTAAAACTGTGTACCATGTTTTGATTAACTGCTGTTTTGTGTAccatattgataaataaataaataaattacctatttcCGATACAAGTAAGAAATTTTTAAGGTTTAGATTTGTTGAGCTATACGAATTTCAATGCTTACCATTTGGCCTTGCGTCAGCTCCGTACGTATTTACTAAATTAATGAAGCCCGTCGTGACTCATTTGAGAGAAAATGactatttaattgtaatttttctcgATGACCTACTGTGCATTGGTAGTACTTATGAAGATTGTCTGGAATGTATCACTGAAACAACAAGTTTATTAGAAAAACTAGGCTTTGTcatcaatataaaaaaagtaaattagtTCCGAAACAAACGCAAACATTTCTTGGATTCGTGTTAGATTCGACTGAAATGTGCCTCAGATTGCCTCAAGAGAAACGTAGGAAAATATTCGATAGCGTatcaaaaatgtttaaaaaatcttatttaaccATTCGTGAATTCGCGAGTTTTCTAGGGTTGCTTTGTTCTGCTTGCCCAGCGGTTGCCTATGGATGGGTTTATACAAAACGTTTGGAGCGTGAAAAGTTTCTGGCACTCAAGCAGGCAGCTGATGATTACGATAAATCAATGTATTTGTGCTCAGAGATAAAACCGGATCTTCAGTGGTGGTTAGATAATATCTTGATCGCGAGAAATCCAATTCGAACAGGTCAATACGCTTTAGAAATATTTTCTGATTCTTCCCTTACGGGTTGGGGAATATCTTGTAATGGGGAACGTAGCAGAGGCTTCTGGAATACTACAGAATCCGGAATGCACATTAATTCCTTAGTTGCAGGCAGCGTTCATAGGGTTAAAATGTTTCGCCGATAAACTACGAAACGTCGAAATTTTGTTACGCATTGATAACACAACCGCAATAGCGTATATCAATAGGTATGGCGGAGTACAGTACGATCATCTTAATGATATTGCTCGATCTATATGGTTATGGTGCGAAGAGCGACGACTATACATATTTGCGTCTTATATCAAATCAAAGGACAACACCGAGGCCGAAGAAGAATCACGACACGTTAATATAGATACAGAATGGTCTCTTTCACATAATGCCTTTGATAAAATTTGCGATCGGTTTGGACAACCGGAAATAGACTTGTTTGCAACAAGACTAAACTATAAGTGTTCTAAGTATGTATCCTGGAAAAGGGATCCCGGGGCGTATAATATCGATGCTTTCACAATCAACTGGAATGAAGATTATTTTTATGCATTCCCACCTTTTTCTTTGATTTTAAAGTCACTAAGAAAAATCATTAATGACGGGGCTACGGGAATCATGATTGTACCTTATTGGCCAAGCCAACCGTGGTTCCCGCTTTTTACAAAGCTTAGTCGAAGTGATATCTTATACTTGCAACCGGACCCTAAACTTCTTTCGTCCCCTTTCAGAACACGACATCCCCTATGGAGACAGCTTACCCTGGTGTCAGCATTATTATCCGGGAAGCCTTTACAAGACAATCACTAGAACCGAATACAATAGATATTATGATTTCATCGTTAGCTGTAGCTACTCTCAAACAGTATAATTGTGCGTACAAAAAATGGTGGCATTTTTGCACTGAATAAGAAATAAATTTCTTTCATATGGACATACCtactattttaaatttctttACGATCTTGTTTAACAATGGGGCCAGTTACACCACACTTAACACTTATCGTTCGGCACTTGCTCTTATATTTGGAAAAAGTTTTAGTGAAGATAATCGATTATTAAGATTTATGAAGGGTGTATATAAAAACTTGCCATCTTTTCCAAAATATCATACTACGTGGGACCCTAATTTAGTTTTGGACTTTGTTGCAAAGTGGTACCCAAATGAGGACTTACCTTTGGATGTTCTCACTCAGAAACTGGTAACTCTGCTCGCATTGTCAACTGCACAACGAGTACAGACGTTGTCTAAAATTCGCCTttcaaatataaaaacaagCACCGATTTTATTGAGATAGTTATTGATGACATTATAAAAACCTCTGTATACGGGCGACCAGCCCCTAAGTTAACAATACCATTCTTTAGAAATAAAGAGCAGATTTGTCCAGCAAAAATTTTGCTTGTCTATATTAATGTAACTAATCAATATCGCAATGATTTGCAAAATGATTATCTTATTTTAACAACACGGAAGCCTATCCATAATGCTAGCTCCTCAACAATTTCTAGGTGGATAAAAAGTGTTTTAACAAAGAGCGGGATCGACACATCTGTTTTCTCAGCTCACAGTAGATGCTGCTGCAACATCTTCAG from Plutella xylostella chromosome 28, ilPluXylo3.1, whole genome shotgun sequence carries:
- the LOC125490844 gene encoding uncharacterized protein LOC125490844 translates to MVRGSSADPTKVCMAQLEAAEQYLAGIYKLACSLQGKSDPASVSMFRVRFEDLKEMRDLYRDAYTSLKGLSVEESALEQADHNYIKFCEMVYSVKVIAEGFLSTSSGTRVEPRSTQFQLPKINLPSFSGVYTEWPNFIGLFDSLIHNNEGLSSVQKMHYLVGALDREPLALVKHLQLSDGNYSIAYQLLKERYENIRGL
- the LOC119693351 gene encoding uncharacterized protein LOC119693351, which codes for MGKRKHKDKDSYYRRKYRRLQDRIRRGEYSSDEINQDEYGSTTSRSGSPISGDERIYLSEVENSDPQQTTLRSVIQAAPTTAPDNRHPPGDDGNVASTSAEPQPGPSGLSSNSNRPALSGDILEALGDPKAKGEVFGPKILDEISERWGRVLVDGLTKEQKVDIQEKNLVPENFKLAKAPLLNQEVIGVLGESVKNRDKLLEKSQNHLGLGIASLASFTSSLIENDLGKIDIIKKISDITQIFLDLHNENTKTRRKLVMSSLDKNFNTSITDVKRDKYLFGDNLWEKIRAVKTAERSGHHIRRSDNMNQRRYPSQQGNWRGPPRQYNQRLPKQGGQRRQQYQPYRRAPAPSALPNECAPYPSRSAPPPPPPPPPPGRPPRRPH